AATGCGATTTTCCGTTTGGTTACGAGGAAATTCAGCTGGTGAGGGTAGAAAATTATGAGGATATAAGCGACACTCGTTCAGGAAGAACAAAACCGAGCATGATGTCTCCCTCTAGAAGCTCCATAGTGTCCACAGCCGCCTGGTCGGAGATAGAAAAGCTGAATAAAGTCACAGATGACTTAGACGACAGTCAAATGGAAATGACGCAATATGAGAAATTttctcaaacaaaaaaaagtagtaGTACCAAACTATCGAAGGACTCCAAAATGAAAATCCAGAAGCACGCCGAGGAGCTGAAAGACCTCGATAtggatttaatgaaaataaaaacggaTCCTAAGATGATAAACAATGAAAAGTGGATCAAGAACCTTATGTCGCTCCAGGGTATATCCGGCAAGTCATTGCTACAACCGCAGGAGTTGATTAAATTGAAGAAACGCACCGAACGTAAAAAGAGTGAACTGAAAATTGACATTGAAAAGGGGGATACAGGGATGTCTTCGATAACCATACACCTGGGGAAAAAAGACACTACGACTGCATAATAAAGTTAACGAGTTGTGGAACACATACTAGGAGTATTACAcacaaataatgattattgCTAACTTATTACTtagaagttatttatattctgttcaagttattttattgtgaagAATAGTTATGTTAAATGcaatttttgtttagtttcagttatttattacaaagttaTCTCGTTTAATGGCTATTATCTggatattgttttttcttaatattatttcagctTAGAACTGTGATGTTATATAAGTAAGTTATTGAGATACAATGTTCTAGTCTAACATTCTAATAAAGCGttcatacatttgtatatttgtcacttgtatattatgttattttgaaaattttcccaaagaaaatatatttttatttaaggttaTGAACTTGCTTTGGATCTAACCTCAACTGTTAAAGTGGTGAAAGACTtgagctttttttttattaaatgtgctGAAATTagaggaaatatttaattgaatcttCTTTAGTACTGAAAACTGATTATAAAACGCATTGACatgtaataatatcatttcaaaaattaagaaGGCACTGCCTGTTTTATGTATGGAGACAAGATTGgtctgtttgtttatatatttcaggacaaacattgaaaataattttcacgaaattaaaaaaaaagtaataatactgCGTGGAGTCCCTCTTCGCgaaagaagtgaaacttcgtaattGTGGAATGACAACAGGAAGGgatagaaattgatttttaaggaaattttagtatttctttaagacaaactttattaaaattacttacaagTAACAATTGTTTGCTCGCATGAGTTCGAGCGCCATGCTGCCCCTCTCGCTTTGTCTCTTTTTATTCCCCCCCCCCAGCGTTAatgtttaacgcaaccttgttgaaTGTCGCATAAAAAGTTTCACTACAAAAATTGCGGTTATGGCGacgtttaaattcaaaaacccAAGTGAGAACACTTAGCATGTAGATTGgataagaataaattacaGCGACTTTCTAAAAGTTAACAATAACGATTTGCGAGATGATGCAGAGTGaatgaattgttatttatgaaaaaaaaaatctaatcagAAATATAACTAActcaaagtaaaatattattactatttaacattaaagacACGTGGTGTTTCTTTAATTGCAATTCctcttgttttaaatacatgcAAATAGTAGATTGtagtaatatataatccaTAATCGAAAAGAAATAGCACGTGCTGTAGCAGATTGtttcaatttacaaataaagcaAAAGAAAACTTGTTTCTTAATAAGTGAATCGCATGCAGCAAACAGTAGAGTTAAATACGTCTAGATTCATTTGGTCTGTAGCCCATTTTCTGAACAAGCAGtgaaagcaaatatttttataacataatactgAATCACCATAATCGGTTCCCTGTAGccaatatatacatgtattacAAAttcctaattttaatataaatacgaaagCATCTTTATATAACCTGTAATAGCTTGTTTATAACCTAAGagctatttttaatagtacttATAATAGCCATTAGCTTAAACTATGTTTAACTTTCTCATAGGAAACAGCGTTAATCGATGCCCGGCTTGCAACGTAATCGATGAAAAAATCACTAaggaatattttgaaaagtttaaatagCATAGATagataaacaaatgaaataaaataaacgacaGTTAATTGAGAGAATCGAAAGTACTAATACACATTTgggtaaattaaattgaacttTTTCAATGACTGTAGAAAATAGATTATCAGATGTACACTGCAGATGGTCACCTTCATCTTGCTTTATAATACCTAAATTAAACAAGTTACAAGAAAGAAGTCCGTAAAACGTGGTATAAAGAAAGGTGTCACAATATGTTGACGTTGAACTACGAATCGaaagtgaaattatatatgactTATCCGTGTTGGTTAcgtttttttccttttatatgcattttcttgttaaaattattagaatcttttattttaattaaagatacagctctaataattattgtatgagTTTAAAGGAATATCTAAGAACCTATTTGTGAAGTCGTTTTTCAACTATAACTAACTAATAGGAAAGCAATGAGTTTCCCGGTTCAATAAAGCTAGTCTAGATATGAGAGGAGGTCGGAAGTTGGAGGACGCTATAAGATTTTTGAACCTGACTTTCGCTCGTGGCTTTGTAAAAGTGCGGCTCACATACGAcgaatgtttctttttattgtatttaacaagtaaatttattctttcttGTGATACAGGAGAATGTTTTAGTTGAATTTCAAttgatagatatttattaGCTTTTTATACAGAGAGTGTTTGAGGTACTTTtcgagtatttttttcttattgtaaATACGTATGGTGATATAAttttggtaataaataaaacatatgaatatattttcggtAATAAAACGCACTTTTCGAATGTAATAGAGCAAGAGCATGTTGTTTTTGTGAAGATATATTCATAGTAGCAAGCCAGTTAGTCTCGGTTCTGTCGGCTTGTTCCTTATCCCCGAGTC
This genomic window from Danaus plexippus chromosome 14, MEX_DaPlex, whole genome shotgun sequence contains:
- the LOC116769732 gene encoding uncharacterized protein LOC116769732 gives rise to the protein MENITLDVRSCSALIPTDAVSTIHDEGSRVCPLCSSEIRLFYINFNEKLLMCENTECDFPFGYEEIQLVRVENYEDISDTRSGRTKPSMMSPSRSSIVSTAAWSEIEKLNKVTDDLDDSQMEMTQYEKFSQTKKSSSTKLSKDSKMKIQKHAEELKDLDMDLMKIKTDPKMINNEKWIKNLMSLQGISGKSLLQPQELIKLKKRTERKKSELKIDIEKGDTGMSSITIHLGKKDTTTA